Proteins encoded within one genomic window of Macrobrachium nipponense isolate FS-2020 chromosome 9, ASM1510439v2, whole genome shotgun sequence:
- the LOC135218087 gene encoding uncharacterized protein LOC135218087: MLGAFKSSPDDVIHKISSHKSLNHSKDIIYCKDLCEFSKEEILKRCPPTVINVKKFKGVNKAILLTFSTSYLPDYIQRKHLNINIKKYNPRPTQCFNCFNYGHINEHCTNKTRCFNCSELHEFDHQCLEDTFCLHCTGPHSPNSRQCPIYKQENAIIITANDEHISFGTARRNLFGSNPNTRLFYSNAASRSFAAKKTSMNDLANSSLIMKTNKNMPLSDSDRKTLTPETRDPIQTKSHSAKKPPTQLDNQSTLTTTNPFEVLNDETDQTIDVEMEEVKRSKNFKSGGNTSNDVELEAELLIDFNAEGRKRKRDSEIPLKSQK; encoded by the coding sequence ATGctaggagcctttaaatcatctccTGATGACgttattcataaaatttcatcCCATAAATCTTTAAATCATTCAAAAGATATTATTTATTGCAAAGATTTGTGTGAATTTTCTAAAGAAGAGATTTTGAAAAGATGCCCACCAACAGTAATTAATGTCAAAAAATTCAAAGGAGTAAACAAAGCTATTTTACTCACATTTTCAACATCATATTTACCAGATTATATTCAAAGAAAGCACTTAAACATCAACATTAAAAAGTATAATCCTCGCCCTACTCAGTGCTTTAACTGTTTTAATTATGGCCACATAAATGAACACTGCACAAATAAAACTAGATGCTTCAACTGTTCTGAATTACATGAATTTGACCATCAATGTTTGGAAGACACCTTTTGCTTACACTGCACAGGTCCTCACTCTCCTAACTCAAGACAGTGCCCTATATACAAACAAGAAAATGCTATCATCATCACAGCAAATGATGAGCACATTAGCTTTGGTACAGCCAGGAGAAATTTATTTGGAAGTAACCCAAATACAAGGCTATTTTACAGTAATGCTGCCTCCAGATCTTTTGCTGCAAAGAAGACCAGCATGAATGATTTAGCTAACTCCTCCCTTATTATGAAAACTAATAAGAACATGCCCTTATCAGATTCTGATAGGAAGACTTTGACCCCAGAGACTAGAGATCCTATACAAACAAAAAGTCATTCGGCTAAAAAGCCTCCAACTCAGTTGGACAACCAGtcaacattaacaacaacaaacccTTTTGAGGTGTTGAATGACGAAACAGATCAGACAATAGATGTTGAAATGGAGGAAGTGAAAAGATCAAAGAATTTTAAATCAGGTGGTAATACATCCAATGATGTTGAATTGGAAGCTGAATTACTTATTGATTTTAATGCAGAAGGCCGTAAAAGAAAACGAGATAGTGAAATCCCTCTCAAGTCCCAAAAATAG